From the genome of Colletotrichum higginsianum IMI 349063 chromosome 4, whole genome shotgun sequence, one region includes:
- a CDS encoding GTPase-activating protein GYP7, whose product MTSDSDPPPSASAPPPPPQRPRSPSGSFYALSDDEEGDYDTITHTETGRGVKLLFSKSKVYVHPTPSAKDNIPGYIALLQQKGGRHDRPTSSSSRDSQNPTAHDLLLAWLPETSLGESESIYVKVDLSEGESPPKQSYLVPPPPTVTSHRGSIGTYAFAIPVSAIYSLLVRPPSLGWWFGSLIINSRAGDSFPALFFHDNECQSTILKRKRRTKDSFDPFGDRGEMFWGGDEVLRWLRRYVPIERSGAEPNIYLVDPSKEDSEAFSGKLTSSTAQVGLRDGTGTRAGGAGPSGDAQMDPFVKFVKETGWNIMEKFSKVTTFTRRAAQDVIQNPNVPPQVKRLLRNPEVQTLQDEFDSARIYLARWAMGIAEQSERDRSQRIWTAKEVLELEDTDVGEFELLDGSSTMSLEDRRKPVTLKEWNTFFDQRTGRLSVTIDEVKERVFHGGLDPDDGVRKEAWLFILGVHDWYSTSEERKVQIASLRDEYVKLKGAWWERLVDLGGEGEQGEWWREQRGRIGRLPHEPTGLSDGCADAVAEKDVHRTDRNVPIFAGEDIPHPDPDSPFSEVGTNVHLEQMKDMLLTYNEYNKDLGYVQGMSDLLAPIYAVMQDDAIAFWGFQHFMDRMERNFLRDQSGMRSQLLTLDHLVQFMDPKLYAHLQSADSTNFFFFFRMLLVWYKREFEWMDVLRLWEILWTDYLSSSFHLFVALAILEKHRDVIMTHLQHFDEVLKYVNELSNTMDLDSTLIRAEALFRRFQRLVEAVDKKGNFPGPRLRDPGSPSQSSSSDKGPRQGESSAGPASPRKDTGKAPEESQVKKVITPELRELLSRKVVVLPRKEVAKKGDGPGRS is encoded by the exons ATGACCTCAGACTCGGATCCCCCGCCATCGGCGAGCGctccgccaccaccaccacaacgACCTCGTTCGCCTTCGGGGAGCTTTTACGCCCTGagcgacgatgaggaaggGGACTACGACACAATAACGCACACCGAGACGGGCCGTGGCGTCAAACTCCTCTTTTCTAAGAGCAAG GTTTACGTGCACCCCACGCCTTCCGCCAAAGACAACATCCCGGGCTATATAGCGCTCCTGCAACAGAAAGGAGGCCGGCACGATCGCCcgacttcctcctcgtcgcgcgACTCCCAAAATCCCACCGCCCACGACCTGCTTCTGGCATGGCTCCCCGAAACGTCCCTCGGCGAATCGGAGAGCATCTACGTCAAGGTCGACCTCAGCGAAGGAGAGTCCCCTCCGAAGCAGTCATACCTCGTCCCGCCTCCACCGACCGTCACATCCCACCGGGGCTCCATCGGCACCTACGCCTTCGCCATCCCCGTGAGCGCCATCTACTCTCTCCTTGTGCGACCGCCGAGCCTTGGCTGGTGGTTCGGCTCTCTTATTATCAATTCGAGGGCGGGAGACAGCTTCCCCGCCTTGTTTTTCCACGACAATGAATGCCAAAGCACCatcttgaagaggaagaggcgaACCAAGGACAGCTTCGACCCCTTCGGCGATCGCGGGGAGATGTTctggggcggcgacgaggtaTTGCGCTGGTTGCGTCGCTATGTTCCCATCGAGAGATCTGGCGCAGAGCCCAACATTTACCTGGTGGATCCGTCTAAGGAGGATAGCGAGGCTTTCAGCGGCAAACTCACATCCAGCACGGCCCAGGTTGGCTTGAGAGACGGCACGGGCACCAGagccggcggtgccggtcCCAGTGGCGATGCGCAAATGGACCCCTTTGTGAagttcgtcaaggagacgGGCTGGAATATCATGGAGAAGTTCAGCAAAGTGACGACCTTTACACGACGGGCCGCCCAAGACGTCATACAAAACCCCAACGTTCCTCCTCAGGTCAAGAGGCTTCTGCGGAACCCTGAGGTGCAGACGCTCCAAGACGAGTTCGACAGCGCGAGAATATACCTCGCACGCTGGGCCATGGGAATTGCCGAGCAGAGCGAGCGGGATCGGAGCCAAAGAATATGGACGGCTAAGGAAGTCCTGGAGCTTGAGGACACTGATGTCGGGGAGTTTGAGCTCTTGGACGGAAGCAGCACCATGTCGCTGGAGGACAGGAGGAAACCCGTGACCCTGAAAGAGTGGAACACGTTCTTCGACCAGCGAACAGGACGACTGTCGGTCACCATCGATGAGGTCAAAGAACGGGTCTTCCACGGCGGCCTGGACCCCGACGACGGGGTGCGGAAAGAAGCATGGCTCTTCATCCTCGGGGTGCATGATTGGTACAGCACGTCCGAGGAACGCAAGGTGCAGATCGCATCGCTCAGGGACGAGTATGTCAAGCTGAAAGGCGCATGGTGGGAGAGACTCGTGGATCTtggaggcgagggcgagcaggGCGAGTGGTGGCGTGAACAGCGTGGTCGTATTGGTAGGCTTCCACACGAACCGACTGGACTAAGTGACGGTTGTGCTGACGCTGTTGCAGAGAAGGATGTCCACCGGACAGACCGAAACGTGCCCATCTTCGCCGGGGAAGACATCCCGCATCCAGACCCCGACTCGCCCTTTTCCGAGGTTGGCACCAACGTCCACCTCGAGCAGATGAAGGACATGCTTCTTACGTACAACGAGTACAACAAAGACCTCGGCTATGTGCAGGGCATGTCGGACCTCCTCGCACCCATCTACGCCGTGATGCAGGACGACGCTATCGCCTTCTGGGGTTTCCAGCACTTCATGGACCGCATGGAGCGTAATTTCCTGCGCGATCAATCGGGAATGCGGTCTCAGCTGCTCACCCTCGACCACCTCGTTCAGTTCATGGACCCGAAGCTCTACGCGCACCTACAGTCCGCCGACAGCACCaattttttcttcttcttccgcaTGCTGCTCGTCTGGTATAAACGGGAGTTCGAGTGGATGGACGTTTTGCGTCTTTGGGAGATTCTCTGGACGGACTACCTGAGCAGCAGCTTCCATCTGTTTGTGGCCTTGGCCATCTTGGAGAAGCACCGAGACGTCATCATGACCCATCTGCAGCATTTCGATGAGGTCCTTAAATACG TCAATGAGCTTTCCAACACAATGGATCTCGACTCGACGCTGATTCGCGCCGAAGCGCTATTCCGTCGCTTCCAGCGCCTGGTCGAGGCAGTCGATAAGAAAGGCAACTTCCCTGGGCCAAGACTCCGAGACCCTGGCTCTCCCTCACAGTCATCCTCATCCGACAAGGGCCCCAGGCAAGGCGAAAGCAGTGCTGGGCCAGCGTCCCCGCGCAAAGATACAGGCAAGGCGCCCGAGGAGTCGCAGGTGAAGAAGGTCATCACACCTGAGCTGAGAGAGCTGCTCAGCCGTAAAGTGGTCGTGCTTCCGCGCAAGGAGGTAGCGAAGAAGGGCGACGGTCCCGGGAGGTCATGA